A genomic region of Echeneis naucrates chromosome 24, fEcheNa1.1, whole genome shotgun sequence contains the following coding sequences:
- the ndufaf7 gene encoding protein arginine methyltransferase NDUFAF7, mitochondrial: MRTLLGVKTGQLLGRVLRSAAAVRCGVRLSCSSSPSMLRHLTSKIKATGPLPVAEYMREVLTNPVTGYYVRNNMLGPDGDFITSPEISQIFGELIGVWVISEWMGAGGPKQLQLVELGPGKGSLASDVLRVFSQLRSVLGEVSVSVHLVEVSSALSQLQAQKLTESRNREADNKDDPVYRRGETAAGLPVSWYRRLEDVPAGFSIFLAHEFFDALPIHKFQRTKKGWREVMVDIDPEKMDQLRFVVVPSPTLASSTLIESDERRDHVEVCAEGGVIIQQLSRRISEDGGAALIADYGHDGTKTDTFRGFKGHRLHDVLASPGSADLTADVDFSYLRRMAGRGVACLGPITQRLFLRNMGIDTRMQVLLRNSSEPSARKQLISSYDMLTNPDKMGERFHFFSLLHHSRLAKPKKAEGLKLEKKSPAPLPVAGFTELSFS, from the exons ATGAGGACTCTTCTCGGGGTGAAAACAGGGCAGCTGCTCGGCAGAGTCCTCagatcagcagctgcag tgagatgTGGTGTCAGactctcctgcagctcctcaccGTCCATGCTGAGACACCTGACCTCCAAAATAAAGGCCACAGGTCCCCTTCCGGTGGCCGAGTACATGAGGGAGGTTCTCACCAACCCTGTCACA GGTTACTATGTGAGGAACAACATGCTGGGACCAGATGGAGACTTCATCACGTCCCCAGAAATCAGTCAGATTTTTGGAGAG CTGATCGGGGTGTGGGTCATCAGTGAGTGGATGGGAGCAGGAGGacccaaacagctgcagctggtggagcTGGGACCCGGGAAAGGATCGTTGGCCAGCGACGTCCTCAGA GTGTTCAGTCAGCTGCGCTCCGTCCTCGGTGAAGTCTCCGTGTCGGTTCATCTGGTTGAGGTCAGTTCGGCTCTGAGTCAGCTGCAGGCACAGAAACTGACTGAAAGCCGCAACCGAGAGGCCGACAACAAGGACGATCCGGTTTACCGCCGGGGGGAGACGGCGGCCGGCCTCCCAGTGTCCTGGTACCGGCGGCTGGAAGACGTCCCTGCAG GTTTCAGCATCTTCCTGGCTCATGAGTTCTTTGACGCGCTCCCCATCCACAAGTTCCAG AGGACAAAGAAAGGCTGGAGGGAGGTGATGGTGGACATCGACCCGGAGAAGATGGACCAGCTGAGGTTTGTCGTCGTGCCGTCACCAACTCTGGCCTCGTCCACGCTCATAGAG tcagATGAAAGGCGGGACCACGTGGAGGTGTGTGCAGAGGGCGGAGTCATCATCCAACAGCTGTCCCGGCGGATCTCAGAGGACGGCGGGGCAGCGCTGATCGCCGACTACGGCCACGACGGAACCAAGACGGACACATTCAGA GGTTTTAAAGGTCACCGGCTCCATGACGTCTTGGCCTCGCCCGGCTCAGCCGATCTCACTGCCGATGTGGACTTTAGCTACCTGCGCAGGATGGCTGGAAGGGGCGTGGCCTGTCTGGGCCCCATCACTCAGAGGCTGTTTCTGAGGAACATGGGCATCGACACACGGATGCAG GTCCTGCTGAGGAACAGCAGCGAACCGTCAgccaggaagcagctgatcagCAGCTACGATATGTTGACCAACCCTGACAAGATGGGTGAACGCTTCCACTTCTTCAGCCTGCTGCATCACAGCCGCCTCGCCAAACCCAAGAAGGCCGAGGGCCTGAAGCTGGAGAAGAAGAGCCCGGCGCCGCTGCCCGTGGCGGGCTTCACCGAGCTCAGTTTCTCCTGA